Proteins found in one Nitrospirota bacterium genomic segment:
- a CDS encoding DUF2628 domain-containing protein yields the protein MTEPVYKIILSGETLPGHQLEETKGKLAAIFKLSADAVDRYFVGRPIVVKNNADLKTAEKYKAIFEKAGAVCSIKQVQSTETGKAGNPAAEPGASSLSVSAPVSSGTEPPSLSPASAADAERPQEGPSGPMVITPQQKAVSLQYTPLPCRALSRAEGGLNFNRYSCESVPSSAILLISVYNVPAGIRPKTRVMVFIRTQKKPLTVDADAIDFSGILGTQESDLYASLRQLIAELVKTNPSLIVDSGTSGFLQGSGPEMVKRDDTFWASALGAALDDKGLFVVAAVNLKKPAKTVAAIEAGTAQDQKETPLLSDEEYIDLFVGPHADKYMDNFRKFGIKGPSSFVTTWHWPAFFLPFFWLLYRKLYLHAIGVLVLSFIPGINILTCVAMGLSAYYIYFRHAQSSVDAIKRAKTSSEIEDAITSEGGVKPAAVYVGIGSILCISIIISVSLVLSAIRKKQEQAAERMNVPMVMPFMPGQNLPPGFPQSPEQAMQMSYDSMAMAELKNACTAALVYLNEENDGQVTLEKLERFGYRRRPEVQISIINSLPDTLRMSARHNQGSRMIYADRDCRID from the coding sequence CGTAGGCCGTCCTATAGTTGTCAAGAACAATGCAGATCTGAAAACCGCAGAAAAATATAAAGCCATTTTTGAGAAGGCTGGAGCTGTCTGTTCCATAAAACAGGTCCAGTCAACAGAAACCGGCAAAGCAGGTAACCCTGCAGCAGAGCCTGGCGCGTCATCCTTATCTGTATCAGCACCCGTATCTTCGGGGACCGAACCTCCTTCATTGTCACCTGCATCTGCAGCGGATGCCGAAAGGCCCCAGGAGGGACCTTCGGGGCCGATGGTTATTACCCCTCAGCAGAAAGCCGTATCTCTTCAATACACACCGCTTCCCTGCAGGGCTCTGAGCAGAGCAGAGGGCGGATTGAATTTCAATCGCTACAGCTGTGAGAGTGTGCCTTCTTCCGCCATTCTTCTCATCTCTGTGTATAACGTGCCTGCAGGCATCAGACCGAAGACACGGGTCATGGTCTTTATCAGGACGCAGAAAAAGCCGCTTACCGTGGATGCCGATGCCATTGATTTTAGCGGCATTCTCGGAACACAGGAAAGTGACCTGTATGCATCACTGAGACAACTCATTGCGGAACTCGTCAAGACCAACCCGTCATTGATCGTTGACAGCGGCACATCCGGATTTCTCCAGGGCAGCGGTCCGGAGATGGTAAAACGCGATGATACCTTCTGGGCATCTGCCCTGGGTGCTGCTCTTGACGATAAGGGCCTCTTCGTAGTAGCTGCTGTAAATCTGAAGAAGCCGGCAAAGACAGTAGCGGCCATAGAAGCCGGCACTGCGCAGGACCAGAAGGAAACACCACTGCTGAGCGATGAGGAATATATCGATCTTTTTGTCGGGCCGCACGCCGATAAATATATGGATAATTTCAGAAAGTTCGGTATCAAAGGGCCATCTTCTTTTGTAACAACCTGGCACTGGCCTGCATTTTTTCTCCCCTTCTTCTGGCTGCTTTACAGGAAGCTTTACCTGCACGCCATAGGGGTCTTGGTACTGAGCTTCATCCCCGGCATCAACATCCTGACCTGCGTTGCTATGGGGTTGTCTGCATACTATATCTATTTCAGACATGCCCAGAGCTCTGTGGACGCGATAAAGAGGGCAAAGACTTCGTCAGAGATCGAAGATGCCATAACAAGTGAGGGCGGGGTAAAGCCCGCAGCCGTATATGTCGGCATCGGCAGCATCCTCTGCATAAGCATAATCATCTCTGTTTCACTCGTGCTTTCTGCGATCAGAAAGAAGCAGGAACAGGCTGCAGAACGGATGAATGTCCCCATGGTAATGCCCTTCATGCCGGGCCAGAACCTGCCGCCCGGATTTCCGCAGAGCCCGGAACAGGCAATGCAGATGTCCTACGACAGCATGGCCATGGCTGAACTGAAGAATGCCTGCACAGCGGCACTGGTGTATTTGAACGAAGAAAACGATGGGCAGGTTACCCTGGAAAAGCTGGAGCGCTTCGGGTACCGCCGGCGGCCTGAAGTGCAGATTTCGATCATCAACTCCCTTCCTGACACTCTTCGGATGAGTGCCCGCCATAATCAGGGCTCCAGGATGATCTACGCAGACCGGGACTGCAGGATTGACTGA